Proteins encoded in a region of the Leishmania panamensis strain MHOM/PA/94/PSC-1 chromosome 15 sequence genome:
- a CDS encoding cAMP specific phosphodiesterase, putative (TriTrypDB/GeneDB-style sysID: LpmP.15.1440), producing MREQCRTMASLTAKQTSEIGTTTKPDGSNHLLEALTLCHSILGRYRRCGVQLSDTEASAFANLRNHFSSISGGAADAGGAVRATQNASHHRELQEYAQLSQRCLTLQYPLSHIISTINDEFSKIVGFPVRTHYVNINDAVLCDPVHDTVATMDASAPIGRCAQTKKTVTLFNTAYIPLCYNNRIVGCMEVEGSVMDTTTPQFGYALQVAALTIHNAISIDQLRWETRKAEAMVNMATRLARDTLEESVLVQSIINTAKTLTESDRCSIFLVKADGSLKAHFEDGNVVVVPAGTGIAGYVAESGAVVNIPNAYEDERFNRSVDKVTGYHTRTILCLPIAFEGTIVAVAQLINKLDMVTESGQRLPRVFGQRDEELFETFSMFAAASLRNCRINETLLAEKKKGDAILDVVTVLSNTDIRDVNSIVRHVLHGAKKLLNADRSSMFLLDKERNELYSKMADSTNEIRFPCGQGIAGTVAESGVGENIMDAYADSRFNSAVDRQLGYRTQSILCEPIMLNGEVLAVVQLVNKLSDDGSVSCFTSVDRETFQVFSLFAGISINNSHLLEFAVNAGREAMNLGLHRNSISALRGLKGVNVIEVTPEEREAVMSIDFGSAYDFTSPNFNLFEVRERCSEPMDAAAGVAYNLLWSTGLPEKFGCREQTLLNFILQCRRRYRRVPYHNFYHVVDVCQTLHTYLYTGKASEFLMELDCYVLLITALVHDLDHMGVNNSFYLKTDSPLGILSSASGNNSVLEVHHCSLAIEILSDPTADVFEGLGGDDVAYAYRSLIDCVLATDMARHGDLLKVFDDMAKGNYDCSNETHRRLVMQTLIKAGDVSNVTKPFETSRMWAMAVTEEFYRQGDMEKEKGVEVLPMFDRSKNTELARGQIGFIDFVAGKFFRDIVGSFFHGMQWCVDTVTSNRAKWQDILDGRRVSAVSVGV from the coding sequence ATGAGAGAGCAGTGCCGCACCATGGCATCTCTTACGGCTAAGCAAACGTCCGAGATCGGCACAACCACCAAGCCAGACGGTAGCAATCATCTCCTCGAGGCACTCACGCTGTGCCATTCCATTCTGGGTCGCTACAGGCGCTGCGGGGTGCAGCTCAGCGACACAGAGGCTTCCGCCTTCGCCAATTTACGAAACCATTTCTCTAGCATAagtggcggcgcggcagacgCTGGAGGTGCGGTGCGCGCCACCCAAAATGCATCGCATCATCGAGAACTACAAGAGTACGCTCAGCtgtcgcagcgctgcctgaCTCTCCAgtaccccctctcccacatAATCTCAACCATCAATGACGAATTCTCCAAAATTGTGGGCTTTCCCGTGCGCACCCACTACGTAAACATAAACGACGCAGTGCTGTGCGACCCGGTGCAcgacaccgtcgccaccatGGACGCATCCGCGCCCATCGGCAGGTGTGCGCAGACGAAGAAGACCGTGACCCTCTTCAACACTGCCTACATTCCCCTATGCTACAACAACCGCATCGTCGGCTgcatggaggtggagggtaGCGTAATGGACACAACAACGCCGCAGTTTGGATACGCACTTCAGGTAGCGGCGCTGACGATACACAACGCCATCTCCATTGATCAGCTGCGATGGGAAACGCGGAAGGCGGAGGCCATGGTAAACATGGCGACACGGCTTGCGCGCGACACGCTGGAGGAGTCGGTGCTGGTGCAGTCCATCATCAACACGGCGAAGACGCTGACGGAGAGCGACCGGTGCAGCATTTTCCTGGTGAAGGCGGACGGCAGTCTGAAGGCGCACTTTGAGGACGGCAAcgttgtggtggtgcctGCTGGGACAGGCATCGCAGGCTACGTTGCGGAGTCGGGTGCTGTGGTGAACATCCCGAACGCGTACGAGGACGAGCGGTTCAACCGGTCTGTGGACAAGGTGACTGGCTACCATACACGCACGATTCTGTGCCTGCCGATCGCGTTCGAGGGCACGATCGTTGCCGTTGCTCAGCTGATCAACAAGCTGGACATGGTGACAGAGAgcgggcagcggctgccacgCGTGTTTGGACAGCGCGACGAGGAGCTGTTTGAGACGTTCTCCATGTTtgctgccgcgtcgctgcgcaACTGCCGCATCAacgagacgctgctggcggagaagaagaagggcgacGCGATCCTGGACGTTGTGACGGTGCTGTCGAACACGGACATCCGCGACGTGAACAGCATTGTGCGGCACGTGCTGCACGGTGCGAAGAAGCTGCTGAACGCCGATCGGTCTTCGATGTTTCTGCTGGATAAGGAGCGCAACGAGCTATACAGCAAGATGGCCGACAGCACGAACGAGATCCGATTTCCGTGCGGGCAAGGCATTGCCGGCACTGTTGCCGAGTCCGGCGTTGGTGAGAACATCATGGATGCGTACGCCGACTCGCGCTTCAACAGCGCTGTGGACCGGCAGCTGGGCTACCGTACTCAGTCCATTCTGTGCGAGCCAATTATGCTGAATGGCGAGGTGCTTGCCGTGGTGCAGCTCGTTAACAAGCTCAGCGACGATGGTAGTGTGTCCTGCTTCACATCCGTGGATCGAGAAACGTTCCAGGTGTTCTCACTGTTTGCCGGTATCTCGATCAACAACAGCCATCTACTGGAGTTCGCCGTGAACGCAGGCCGTGAGGCAATGAACTTGGGCCTGCATCGCAACAGCATTTCAGCGCTTCGTGGTCTAAAGGGAGTGAATGTGATTGAAGTGACGCCGGAGGAGCGTGAGGCGGTGATGTCGATCGACTTCGGGAGTGCATATGACTTCACTTCGCCGAACTTCAACCTGTTTGAAGTGCGCgagaggtgcagcgagcCAATGGATGCGGCTGCCGGTGTTGCGTACAATCTGCTGTGGAGCACTGGCCTGCCGGAGAAGTTTGGCTGCCGTgagcagacgctgctgaacttcatcctgcagtgccgccgtaGGTACCGTCGCGTGCCGTACCACAACTTCTACCACGTCGTGGATGTGTGCCAGACGCTGCACACATACCTGTACACTGGCAAGGCGTCGGAGTTCCTGATGGAGCTGGATTGCTACGTGCTGCTAATAACTGCACTGGTGCACGACCTCGACCACATGGGTGTGAACAACAGCTTCTACCTGAAGACGGACTCGCCGCTGGGTATTCTGTCCAGCGCGAGCGGGAACAACTCCGTGCTGGAGGTGCATCACTGCAGCCTCGCCATCGAAATACTGTCCGACCCCACTGCGGACGTGTTCGAGGGGCTGGGCGGGGACGACGTCGCGTACGCGTACCGCTCCCTGATTGACTGTGTGCTGGCCACTGATATGGCTCGTCACGGTGACTTGCTGAAGGTGTTCGACGATATGGCGAAGGGCAACTACGACTGCAGTAATGAGACCCATCGTCGCCTGGTGATGCAGACGCTGATTAAGGCCGGTGACGTGTCGAATGTGACGAAGCCGTTTGAGACGTCGCGCATGTGGGCGATGGCTGTGACGGAGGAGTTCTACCGCCAGGGAGAcatggagaaagagaagggcgtgGAGGTGTTGCCGATGTTTGACCGGTCGAAGAACACCGAGCTGGCACGTGGGCAGATTGGCTTCATCGACTTTGTAGCTGGCAAGTTCTTCCGGGACATTGTGGGCAGCTTCTTTCATGGAATGCAGTGGTGTGTTGACACGGTAACCTCCAACCGTGCGAAGTGGCAAGATATCCTGGACGGCCGCCGCGTGTCGGCGGTATCTGTAGGAGTTTAA
- a CDS encoding ribosomal protein S6, putative (TriTrypDB/GeneDB-style sysID: LpmP.15.1430), with amino-acid sequence MTGEISEKAFPLATDRLSQSILDLVQEASNAKMVKKGANEATKALNRGIADLIVLAGDTNPIEILLHLPLLCEDKNVPYVFVPSKTALGRASQVSRNVVALAILQGENSPVAAKVQGVKLEIERLL; translated from the coding sequence ATGACTGGAGAAATCAGCGAGAAGGCCTTCCCCCTTGCGACGGATCGCCTAAGCCAGAGCATCCTCGATCTCGTGCAGGAGGCTAGCAATGCCAAGATGGTGAAGAAGGGCGCCAACGAGGCCACCAAGGCCTTGAATCGCGGCATTGCGGACCTGATAGTGTTGGCGGGTGACACAAACCCGATTGAGATCCTCCTTCACCTACCCCTCCTGTGCGAAGACAAGAATGTCCCGTACGTCTTTGTGCCGTCCAAGACGGCGCTTGGCCGCGCCTCCCAGGTTTCTCGCAATGTCGTGGCGCTAGCCATCCTTCAGGGTGAGAACAGCCCTGTCGCGGCGAAGGTACAGGGAGTGAAGCTCGAGATCGAGCGCTTGCTGTAA
- a CDS encoding phosphomevalonate kinase protein, putative (TriTrypDB/GeneDB-style sysID: LpmP.15.1410): protein MEVSSPGKVLILGGYLIVESCTPSNVGISIGVNARFTTRIVKAQPAAADTSGQTTVHVSSPQFHQSFCFVASTLTPGTVAVKQTEGPGSSFIFYAVLYSVTAAQSLGSNTDGEVWMELLADNDFYSQRNYLESQGKDVSVANLRALPPHLPLVGAVSKTGLGSSSAMTTSIVACLCYHFNADGCSHEYIHRIAQIAHSITQGKIGSGFDVYTAVYGTCAYRRFPANRVSMMMDGAQQPTSVQVEALTRCVNMGEVWVPHESFRLPPGVKLILGDVHQGGSSTPGMVEKIMAWRNSVADTPDNLWEQLRHNNEAYIAALRRMIDDAAAKPDVYVAAMTALQQVPSLPLLETDNEPAQCIVEASRCAARSRALLRDIGIAAEVKVEPSELSGLLDDTAALPGVFAVGCPGAGGYDAVFALVLGDECAAAVEAFWERYGPLSVCPLMVREDPSGLLVKSPA from the coding sequence ATGGAGGTGTCCTCACCCGGCAAGGTTCTCATCCTCGGTGGCTACCTTATTGTGGAGTCCTGCACCCCGTCCAATGTCGGCATCTCAATCGGTGTGAACGCGCGCTTCACGACACGTATCGTCAAGGCGCAGCCGGCCGCGGCCGACACTTCCGGGCAAACGACGGTGCACGTGAGCTCACCGCAGTTCCATCAGTCGTTCTGCTTCGTTGCCAGCACGTTAACGCCTGGCACCGTCGCGGTGAAGCAGACGGAGGGCCCAGGGAGCTCTTTTATCTTCTACGCCGTCCTGTACTCTGTGACGGCCGCCCAGTCTCTGGGCAGCAACACCGACGGTGAGGTTTGGATGGAGCTCCTGGCTGACAATGACTTCTACAGTCAACGCAACTATTTAGAGAGCCAAGGGAAGGACGTGAGCGTGGCCAACCTGCGCGCCCTTCCACCCCACCTGCCGCTGGTCGGTGCCGTCTCCAAGACTGGCTTgggctcctcctcggccatgACGACCAGCATCGTGGCGTGCCTCTGCTACCACTTTAATGCAGACGGGTGCTCACACGAGTACATTCATCGCATCGCCCAGATTGCCCACAGTATCACACAGGGCAAGATCGGCAGCGGCTTCGATGTGTACACCGCTGTCTACGGCACGTGCGCCTACCGCCGCTTTCCTGCGAACCGCGTGTCGATGATGATGGACGGTGCTCAGCAGCCGACCTCGGTGCAGGTAGAGGCGCTAACACGGTGTGTGAACATGGGAGAGGTGTGGGTGCCACACGAGTCGTTCCGCCTGCCCCCTGGAGTGAAGCTAATCCTCGGAGACGTGCACCAAGGCGGCTCCAGCACTCCTGGCATGGTCGAAAAGATCATGGCGTGGCGCAACTCTGTCGCTGATACCCCAGATAACCTttgggagcagctgcgccacaacAACGAGGCGTACATCGCCGCTCTTCGTCGCATGATCGAcgatgcagcagcgaagcCGGACGTCTACGTGGCTGCCATGACGGCACTCCAGCAGGTGCcctcgctgccactgcttGAGACAGACAACGAGCCGGCTCAGTGCATCGTCGAGGCGTCCCGCTGTGCCGCACGCAGCCGTGCCCTCCTGCGGGACATAGGTATAGCCGCCGAGGTGAAGGTGGAGCCGTCGGAGCTGAGCGGCCTGTTGGACGACACAGCGGCACTGCCAGGTGTGTTCGCGGTGGGCTGtcctggcgctggcggctaTGACGCGGTATTCGCCCTCGTGCTCGGCGACGaatgcgccgctgcggtagAGGCGTTTTGGGAGCGCTATGGCCCGCTGAGCGTCTGCCCGCTTATGGTGCGCGAGGACCCAAGCGGCCTGCTCGTCAAGTCCCCAGCCTGA
- a CDS encoding proliferative cell nuclear antigen (PCNA), putative (TriTrypDB/GeneDB-style sysID: LpmP.15.1400), with translation MGIRKPTPVRHTHTPIPAHTHIICPHLSVCVSYSIGHHLANNTPPLFATMLEAQVQYASLWKRLIECINGLVNEANFDCNPGGLSIQAMDSSHVALVHMLLRDDCFVKYQCERNIILGLNLASLAKVLKIVDSNDSLSLRHDDDSDVVTLTSENPEKTRKCEYQLKLLEIEAESMGIPEMDYRSTVTLNSSEFSKIVRDMQVFGDTVTIAISKEGVKFSSSGDVGQGYTFLQAAGVSDRSAKSEVKSEVKAETRDENDDGPISRKYNKAEGGNGAIGVEVTLEEPITLSFALRFMGIFAKGSTLSERVTLKFAKDSPCMVEYGIDNVGYLRYYLAPKVDDAE, from the coding sequence ATGGGGATCCGCAAACCCACACCAGTCCGCCATACACATACGCCCATtcccgcacacacgcatatcATCTGCCCGCACCTCAGCGTCTGTGTCTCATACAGTATAGGACATCATCTCGCAAACAACACCCCGCCACTTTTCGCCACCATGCTCGAAGCTCAGGTCCAGTACGCCAGCCTATGGAAGCGCTTGATCGAATGCATCAACGGGCTGGTGAATGAGGCGAACTTCGACTGCAACCCAGGCGGTTTGTCCATCCAGGCCATGGACTCCAGCCACGTCGCCCTTGTGCACATGTTGCTGCGCGACGATTGCTTTGTCAAGTACCAGTGCGAGCGCAACATTATCCTTGGCCTCAAcctcgcctccctcgccAAGGTGCTGAAGATCGTCGACAGCAACGACAGCCTCAGCCTGCGACACGACGATGACTCAGACGTGGTCACCCTTACCTCTGAGAACCCAGAGAAGACGCGCAAATGCGAGTACCAGCTGAAGCTGCTCGAAATTGAGGCGGAGTCGATGGGCATTCCTGAGATGGACTaccgcagcaccgtcacacTCAACTCCTCCGAGTTTTCGAAGATTGTGCGCGATATGCAGGTCTTCGGTGACACTgtcaccatcgccatcagCAAGGAGGGAGTGAAGTTCAGCTCCTCGGGTGATGTTGGCCAGGGCTACACATTCCTTCAGGCCGCCGGAGTGTCGGACCGCAGCGCCAAATCGGAGGTGAAGTCCGAGGTGAAGGCGGAGACCCGGGACGAGAACGACGACGGACCCATCTCCCGCAAGTACAACAAAGCGgagggcggcaacggcgcTATCGGGGTCGAGGTGACGTTAGAGGAGCCCATCACGCTATCTTTTGCTCTCCGTTTCATGGGCATCTTTGCCAAAGGCTCAACGCTCAGCGAGCGTGTCACACTCAAGTTCGCCAAGGATAGTCCGTGCATGGTGGAGTACGGCATCGACAACGTCGGTTATCTCCGCTACTACCTAGCGCCCAAGGTGGACGATGCGGAGTGA
- a CDS encoding glutaminyl-tRNA synthetase, putative (TriTrypDB/GeneDB-style sysID: LpmP.15.1390), with amino-acid sequence MHGAESSAAPRLWLLKHTHPSTRSYRTYYPFKTLTKTTFRRFLPRLAKMAAPAAAEVEVETKRDLSVLQSGRPVPGCRNTPELLAAHDAVTGGKPYFRFPPEPNGFLHIGHAKSMNLNFGSARAHGGKCYLRYDDTNPEAEEQIYIDAIMEMVKWMGWKPDWVTFSSDYFDQLYAFAVQLIKKGKAYVDHSTPDELKQQREQREDSPWRNRSVEENLLLFNRMRQGRYAEGEATLRVKADMKSDNPNMRDFIAYRVKYVEHPHIHDKWCIYPSYDFTHCLIDSLEDIDYSLCTLEFETRRESYFWLLSELNLWRPHVWEFSRLNVTGSLLSKRKINVLVRGGIVRGFDDPRLLTLAGMRRRGYTPAAINRFCELVGITRSMNVIQLSMLENTLREDLDEHCERRLMVIDPIKVVVDNWKGERTFECPNHPRKPELGNRTMSFTDTFYVDRSDFHTEDNNKKFYGLAPGPRVVGLKYSGNVVCNGFEVDAEGRPTVIHVDIDFERKDKPKTNISWVSATACTPVEVRLYTALLRDDCAAIDPDFLKFIDEKSEVVSHGYAEEGIKGLKHFESIQVERFGYFVVDPDTTADHLVMNRVLGLREDKDKATVAEPAPAKK; translated from the coding sequence ATGCACGGAGCAGAATCATCCGCGGCACCGCGCCTATGGCTGCTGAAGCACACGCATCCATCAACACGCTCATACAGAACATACTACCCCTTCAAAACACTCACCAAAACAACGTTCCGCCGATTTCTCCCGCGATTGGCAAAGAtggctgcaccagcagccgcggAGGTAGAGGTGGAGACGAAGCGTGACCTGTCGGTCCTGCAGAGCGGGCGTCCTGTCCCGGGGTGCCGGAACACGCCCGAGCTGCTCGCGGCGCACGATGCGGTCACCGGAGGGAAGCCGTACTTCCGCTTCCCTCCCGAGCCGAATGGCTTTCTGCATATCGGCCATGCCAAGAGCATGAACCTCAACTTTGGcagtgcacgcgcgcacggAGGCAAGTGCTACCTGCGCTACGACGACACGAACCCCGAGGCGGAGGAACAGATCTACATTGACGCCATCATGGAGATGGTGAAGTGGATGGGGTGGAAGCCGGACTGGgtcaccttctcctctgaCTATTTCGACCAGTTGTACGCCTTCGCCGTGCAGCTCATCAAGAAGGGCAAGGCCTACGTCGATCACAGCACGCCAGACGaactgaagcagcagcgggagcagCGTGAGGACAGCCCGTGGCGCAACCGCAGCGTCGAGGAGAATCTGTTGCTTTTCAATCGCATGCGCCAGGGCCGCTACGCCGAGGGCGAAGCGACGCTTCGCGTGAAGGCTGATATGAAGAGCGACAACCCGAACATGCGTGACTTCATTGCGTACCGCGTCAAGTACGTCGAGCACCCGCACATCCACGACAAGTGGTGCATCTACCCAAGCTACGACTTCACCCACTGCCTCATCGACTCGCTCGAGGACATCGACTACAGTCTGTGCACGCTGGAATTCGAGACACGCCGCGAAAGCTACTTCTGGCTGCTGAGCGAGCTCAACCTGTGGCGCCCGCACGTCTGGGAGTTCAGCCGCCTCAACGTTACGGGCTCGTTACTCTCGAAGCGCAAGATCAACGTGCTGGTGCGCGGTGGCATTGTTCGCGGCTTCGACGATCCCCGCCTGCTCACCCTTGCCGGGATGCGTCGCCGCGGGTACACCCCAGCCGCAATTAACCGCTTCTGCGAGCTGGTTGGTATCACCCGCTCCATGAATGTGATTCAGCTCAGTATGCTGGAGAATACCCTGCGTGAGGACCTTGACGAGCACTGCGAGCGCCGGCTTATGGTCATTGACCCAATTAAGGTAGTGGTGGACAACTGGAAGGGCGAGCGAACCTTCGAATGCCCGAACCACCCGCGCAAGCCGGAGCTTGGCAACCGCACCATGTCATTCACCGATACGTTCTACGTTGACCGCAGCGACTTCCACACAGaggacaacaacaagaagTTCTACGGACTGGCCCCAGGCCCGCGTGTGGTAGGCCTCAAGTACTCGGGTAATGTGGTGTGCAACGGCTTCGAGGTGGACGCCGAGGGACGGCCGACGGTGATTCACGTGGACATTGACTTTGAGCGCAAGGACAAGCCAAAGACGAATATCTCCTGGGTGAGCGCGACAGCGTGCACaccggtggaggtgcgctTGTACACGGCGCTTCTCAGGGACGATTGTGCCGCTATCGACCCTGACTTTCTCAAATTCATCgacgagaagagcgaagTGGTGTCGCACGGGTACGCTGAGGAAGGCATCAAGGGTTTAAAGCACTTCGAGTCCATTCAGGTGGAGCGCTTCGGGTACTTTGTCGTCGACCCCGATACCACGGCCGACCACCTCGTCATGAATCGAGTCCTGGGCCTGCGCGAGGACAAGGACAAGGCCACCGTGGCCGAGCCGGCGCCTGCGAAGAagtag
- a CDS encoding hypothetical protein (TriTrypDB/GeneDB-style sysID: LpmP.15.1420), with protein MSCTAKCGGYGSLRAECAREPCMANGMCTLLDPSASDCVSWCCTSRSGHVFFLVFFFCAGTFALCASYYLYRLHQINLEGGAVQENGEAVVMTEPPTEEEMTVARRKKRTVVVDPELLKELESQH; from the coding sequence ATGTCTTGCACAGCCAAGTGCGGCGGCTACGGCTCTCTGCGCGCCGAGTGCGCACGGGAGCCGTGCATGGCGAATGGCATGTGCACTCTGCTGGACCCTAGCGCCTCGGACTGCGTCtcgtggtgctgcacgagCCGCAGCGGGCACGTCTTCTTCcttgtgtttttcttctgtgcCGGGACATTCGCGCTGTGCGCCTCCTACTACCTCTACCGTCTTCACCAGATCAACCTCgagggcggcgcggtgcaggAGAACGGCGAAGCGGTGGTGATGACCGAACCAccgacagaggaggagatgacTGTGGCGCGCCGCAAGAAGCGTACTGTCGTTGTGGACCCGGAACTACTCAAGGAGCTTGAATCCCAGCATTGA
- a CDS encoding hypothetical protein (TriTrypDB/GeneDB-style sysID: LpmP.15.1380), producing MPSTPLDNTPPTDSRGEATHTLPGTRQAPCVNNSLPTQEKSCGHVRPNTDVYVSEELLDMLSEDRRINRRHHLVVDKVFKAYMLEKKNFAGVMRT from the coding sequence ATGCCATCGACACCGCTGGACAATACACCGCCCACCGACAGTCGCGGTgaggcaacacacacgcttcCTGGCACGAGGCAAGCACCTTGTGTGAACAACTCCTTACCTACGCAAGAGAAGTCATGCGGGCACGTACGGCCCAACACCGACGTGTACGTGAGCGAGGAGCTTCTCGACATGCTCTCCGAGGACCGTCGCATCAATCGCCGGCATCACTTGGTAGTGGACAAGGTATTCAAGGCGTATATGCTAGAGAAGAAAAACTTCGCCGGCGTCATGCGGACCTAA